The Candidatus Eisenbacteria bacterium DNA segment TGCTCTCGATGTCTGCGCGAGCTGTACGGATACATTCGCCTTGTGCGAGACCTTGATTCCTTCAGCCGTGCACGGTGGCGAAGCCGCGGCCGGCCCAAAGTCCTATGAACCGTTGATTGTTCAGGCGGTTCCGAACCCGTTCAACGCGAGGGTGGAGATCCGGTACTTCGTTCCCGCCGCGGATCGGGAGATCGAGATCCGGATCTATGACATTGGGGGGAGAGTCGTGTACGAGTTCCCGAGGATTCGGGGGGCTCCCGGATCGGGAGTCGCGGTTTGGACGGGGAAGAATGCGGGCGGCAGTCCGGTGTCTTCCGGGATCTACTTCGTGGAGCTGACGAGCGACGGATTCAATCCTCGTTTCAGGAAGATCGCGTTGCTGCGATAAGGCCACCTGGTCGAAGGCGCGGGATCGGACGTGGGAGCGAAGGGGATTGTGAAAAGGCGGATAATATCCGATCCGAAGAGAGAGATGACCAAGAAGCGCGGGTGAGGAGGGGGGCATATGAGGGCGAATGGGAAAGAGATTTGGTACACGGTCTTGCGATCCCGATGGAGTAAAGGAGTTCGAATGGCGGTTCGGGTCGGCGTCGTTCTTGCGATCGCCGGTTGCTGCGCGACAGCTTTTGCGGATCTACCGAGGCGCTGGGAGATGAGCGGCGTGGTTCCTCACGTCCAGGACGCGGGGAGCCGGAACGTTTGCCCGATCGTCTATTACAACATCTGCTCGGGGTATCGTTGGACTTGGGCCTGGGGGATGGCCGGAGAGGAGGCCGGTGTGGTCTTCGATCTCCCGGCGGAATGCGACAAGGTTCAGGGAACGGAGTGTACGAACCTGGGCTTCTGGTGGTACTGGATCCAGACCCAGCCCGGTTACAACTACACGGTCACCTATCGGTTGTTTCGGGCTGACAGCCAGTTCTGCAAGGCGGGTCCCCCGATCGGAACCCTGTCGCGGCAAGATCCCGT contains these protein-coding regions:
- a CDS encoding T9SS type A sorting domain-containing protein, whose translation is MCETLIPSAVHGGEAAAGPKSYEPLIVQAVPNPFNARVEIRYFVPAADREIEIRIYDIGGRVVYEFPRIRGAPGSGVAVWTGKNAGGSPVSSGIYFVELTSDGFNPRFRKIALLR